In Pelosinus sp. UFO1, one genomic interval encodes:
- a CDS encoding sigma-54-dependent Fis family transcriptional regulator: MSLIAFIAPDMSLFESARQLFKTHHSDIHIVKGLLHEGVAIATALCSKGTEIIISRGGTATAIRNAGLEITVVEIPITGFDIIRTVEKAKLHGRTIGAVTFSSLLQEADCLSPILGVDIRLYPIDAEEEADTQVSQAFQDGVDVVIGGFITKQVTQKRDYPFELIESGAEGILQAAQEAKRIAHARNLEKEKTSLFRAVLNYAYEGIISVDSQYRITFFNPIAEQITGINSIKATGKNIAEVWPELNLKQVMHTGKDDLAHILKINEVDVLCNKIAIVVNNTTVGAVVTFQDVTQIQQMEARVRHRIYDFGHITNYSFKNIESTSTELIPTIEMAKDFALTHSSILIIGETGTGKEVFAQSIHNYSERHQGPFVAINCAALPSQILESELFGYVGGAFTGANPKGKPGLFEVAHGGTIFLDEIAEMEYVTQGKLLRIVQEKKVMRLGSDRVIPIDVRVIAATNKNLKNLVNENKFRADLYYRLNVLQLRIPPLRNRKEDIKLLAQFFLKEHKGFIKHHLKLAPSAIKALTEYTWPGNIRELQNIIERVIAVHKIETIDAAIINRLLGDQQDNNDNHADILPNELEEIKKALALTKGKYAEAAKILGISRSTLWRKLKRFGIQKTV; this comes from the coding sequence ATGTCCCTTATCGCATTTATCGCTCCAGACATGAGCTTGTTTGAAAGCGCTCGTCAATTATTTAAGACTCATCACAGCGATATACATATCGTGAAAGGTCTACTCCACGAGGGCGTTGCTATTGCCACTGCTCTTTGTTCCAAAGGTACGGAAATTATCATCTCCCGCGGCGGTACTGCTACTGCTATTAGAAATGCGGGACTGGAAATTACGGTTGTCGAAATTCCCATCACAGGGTTTGATATTATTCGTACCGTTGAGAAGGCCAAGTTACACGGACGCACTATCGGAGCTGTTACCTTTTCTTCTTTACTCCAAGAAGCCGATTGTTTGAGTCCAATCTTAGGAGTAGACATTAGACTTTATCCGATTGATGCTGAAGAAGAGGCAGATACCCAAGTGTCTCAGGCTTTCCAAGATGGCGTGGACGTCGTTATTGGCGGATTTATTACAAAACAGGTCACGCAAAAACGGGACTACCCCTTCGAATTAATTGAAAGTGGTGCGGAAGGAATTCTACAGGCAGCACAAGAAGCAAAACGAATTGCCCATGCACGTAATTTAGAAAAAGAAAAGACCAGCCTATTCCGAGCAGTCCTTAATTATGCCTATGAAGGGATCATCTCTGTTGACAGCCAGTATCGTATCACTTTTTTCAACCCCATTGCAGAGCAGATTACAGGCATTAACAGCATTAAGGCTACAGGCAAGAACATTGCTGAGGTTTGGCCTGAACTTAACCTGAAACAAGTCATGCATACGGGAAAAGATGATTTAGCACACATTCTAAAAATTAATGAGGTTGACGTTCTTTGCAACAAAATCGCCATTGTCGTCAACAATACTACGGTAGGGGCTGTTGTCACGTTTCAAGATGTAACTCAAATTCAACAAATGGAAGCTCGGGTAAGACACCGTATTTATGATTTCGGGCATATTACAAATTATTCTTTCAAAAATATTGAGAGTACAAGTACAGAACTAATACCAACCATTGAAATGGCAAAAGATTTCGCCTTAACTCATTCCTCTATTTTAATTATTGGTGAAACAGGTACGGGTAAAGAGGTATTTGCCCAAAGTATTCACAACTACAGTGAACGCCACCAAGGTCCCTTTGTCGCTATTAACTGCGCTGCCCTCCCTAGTCAAATACTAGAGAGTGAACTATTTGGCTATGTAGGAGGAGCGTTTACTGGTGCTAATCCAAAAGGGAAACCAGGATTATTCGAAGTCGCCCATGGCGGTACCATCTTTCTAGATGAAATTGCCGAGATGGAGTATGTGACACAAGGTAAGCTACTACGTATTGTACAAGAGAAAAAAGTGATGAGACTTGGCAGTGACCGTGTTATTCCAATTGACGTTCGCGTTATTGCTGCCACGAATAAAAACCTAAAAAATCTCGTAAATGAAAATAAATTTAGAGCGGATTTATATTATCGCCTCAATGTCTTACAACTTAGAATTCCTCCCTTGCGGAATCGAAAAGAAGATATTAAATTACTAGCTCAATTCTTCTTAAAGGAACATAAAGGTTTTATTAAACATCACTTAAAACTTGCTCCCTCCGCCATAAAAGCGCTTACTGAATATACATGGCCTGGCAACATACGTGAATTGCAAAATATAATTGAACGAGTCATCGCCGTACATAAAATTGAAACGATTGATGCAGCCATTATTAATAGATTACTTGGGGATCAACAAGACAATAACGATAACCATGCTGATATCCTGCCTAATGAGTTAGAGGAAATCAAAAAAGCTCTCGCCCTGACAAAAGGAAAATACGCAGAAGCAGCAAAAATACTTGGCATAAGTCGCTCTACTCTTTGGCGCAAGCTCAAGCGTTTCGGTATACAAAAGACGGTATGA
- a CDS encoding 3-isopropylmalate dehydratase small subunit has protein sequence METVVKGKAFVFGKNVDTDQIYPGRFVELTDVQDVAKHAMEGADPNLVKEFKQGDIIVAGTNFGCGSSREHAAITLKAIGVGVILAESFGRIFYRNAINLGVPVLVCPEISSMVKKGDSVSVDIRSGQIRNERTGLSVKAQPMSEYVMDIINSGGIKPLIKKQMENQNSEVC, from the coding sequence ATGGAAACAGTAGTTAAGGGTAAAGCTTTTGTCTTTGGTAAGAATGTTGATACAGATCAAATATATCCAGGGCGTTTCGTAGAATTGACAGATGTACAAGATGTGGCAAAGCATGCGATGGAGGGAGCAGATCCTAACCTAGTTAAGGAATTTAAGCAAGGTGATATCATTGTGGCTGGTACAAATTTTGGTTGTGGATCAAGTCGTGAACATGCTGCCATTACATTAAAAGCAATAGGTGTCGGCGTAATTCTTGCGGAATCTTTTGGACGGATTTTTTACCGGAATGCAATTAACTTAGGCGTACCAGTATTGGTTTGTCCTGAGATCAGTAGCATGGTCAAAAAAGGCGATAGTGTATCTGTTGATATAAGGTCTGGGCAGATTAGGAATGAAAGAACAGGTCTCAGCGTAAAAGCCCAGCCCATGTCTGAATATGTAATGGACATCATCAACAGTGGTGGCATAAAGCCTCTGATCAAAAAACAAATGGAAAATCAGAACTCCGAGGTTTGTTGA
- a CDS encoding 3-isopropylmalate dehydratase large subunit encodes MHAIEKLLAQKAGKESVSTGEIVNCSVDLAGINDLYLQTVRSFFEMGGKKVYDPSKIIMFFDHYSPPSTIVQADNQKQFREFCWDQGIDLLMDIDQGVCHQVLADKGLVYPGEIVVVTDSHTTTHGAFGAFGTGVGATDLAIIMLTGKLWFRVPEIIRINLDGTVPKGVYAKDIILHVIGELGADYGVYKAVEFTGPVLSQLSISERMALCNMSTEMGAKTSYIQPDEITMEYLKEKVTGNYEIYTTDTGYQYAADHTFNVSSLKPQLAAPFSVDNVADITDFIGRKVDQAYLGSCTGGRVPDLAVAAKILAGKKIHPRTRFVVVPASKGVFLEAMKLGYIQTLVEAGATFVTPGCACCLGTHEGMIASGETCITSTNRNFPGRMGHTKGEIFLGSPAAVAAAALEGKIVDPSQYID; translated from the coding sequence ATGCACGCAATTGAAAAACTTCTAGCCCAAAAAGCGGGAAAAGAATCTGTTTCTACAGGCGAAATTGTAAACTGTAGTGTCGACCTTGCTGGTATCAATGATTTATATCTGCAAACAGTACGTTCATTTTTTGAGATGGGTGGCAAAAAAGTATATGACCCAAGTAAAATTATCATGTTTTTCGATCATTATTCGCCACCGTCTACTATCGTACAAGCGGACAATCAAAAGCAGTTTCGTGAATTTTGCTGGGATCAGGGCATTGATTTATTAATGGACATTGATCAAGGAGTATGTCATCAGGTTTTGGCGGATAAGGGACTAGTGTATCCTGGGGAGATTGTTGTTGTAACGGATTCCCATACAACAACCCACGGTGCCTTTGGTGCTTTCGGAACAGGGGTAGGTGCCACTGATTTGGCTATTATTATGCTTACTGGGAAGCTTTGGTTTAGAGTCCCTGAGATCATTCGCATTAACCTTGATGGGACGGTGCCCAAGGGAGTCTATGCCAAAGATATTATCTTGCATGTAATTGGTGAACTAGGAGCTGATTATGGAGTATACAAGGCGGTAGAATTTACAGGCCCTGTACTTTCGCAGTTAAGCATTTCCGAGCGGATGGCTTTGTGTAACATGTCTACCGAGATGGGGGCCAAAACAAGCTATATTCAACCGGATGAAATAACCATGGAATATCTGAAAGAAAAAGTGACAGGCAATTACGAAATTTACACGACGGATACAGGGTATCAGTATGCCGCAGATCATACCTTTAATGTATCGAGTCTAAAACCACAATTAGCAGCGCCTTTCAGTGTTGATAATGTAGCAGATATTACGGATTTTATTGGTAGAAAGGTAGATCAAGCGTATTTAGGATCATGCACTGGTGGACGTGTACCCGATTTGGCGGTGGCGGCGAAAATTTTAGCTGGTAAAAAGATTCATCCACGCACTCGTTTTGTTGTCGTTCCAGCATCCAAGGGCGTTTTTCTGGAAGCTATGAAACTAGGCTATATTCAGACTCTTGTTGAAGCCGGTGCTACTTTCGTCACTCCTGGATGTGCGTGTTGTTTAGGTACTCATGAAGGTATGATTGCTTCAGGTGAAACCTGCATTACCTCCACGAATCGAAATTTTCCAGGGCGGATGGGCCACACCAAAGGAGAAATCTTTCTCGGATCACCAGCCGCAGTAGCCGCTGCTGCATTAGAAGGTAAAATTGTTGATCCTTCCCAATATATTGACTAA
- a CDS encoding DMT family transporter, which produces MNDQTTLCNNFDIRSIASTKPSPRKRFQNIHLLLMTVPIFLGTSYVAAKIGMQELLPLNLVILRFVIASLVFTLILLLKKGTSSIDKKDIPQFFTLGFFAITSFFYIHYTGLQYTTSTNAGLIMATTPVFAALFCIITKKEKVTTRSRIGICIAFMGVLLVISQGKLGNMFHQRTLLGDGLLILNALVWAWFTLKGKTVLEKYSPFIAMAYIHIFGTILLLPFAFFPTVFAETSLLQQLPTISRATLLATAYLAVFCSVYSYFIWYLGISKIGAVKTAIFSYFNPIMAIVAGILFFDDKLTLSIALGGLFVILGVYITNQKKNAISSDNTISAE; this is translated from the coding sequence GTGAATGACCAAACTACTCTTTGTAACAACTTCGACATCAGGAGCATAGCATCTACTAAACCTTCCCCTCGGAAGAGATTCCAGAACATACACCTGCTTTTAATGACTGTTCCTATATTTCTCGGAACCTCCTATGTTGCAGCTAAAATAGGGATGCAAGAACTTCTTCCTCTGAACCTAGTTATCTTACGTTTTGTTATTGCATCTTTAGTGTTTACCCTAATTCTATTACTTAAAAAGGGAACTAGCTCCATTGATAAAAAAGATATACCTCAGTTTTTCACACTTGGCTTCTTTGCGATTACTTCCTTCTTCTATATTCATTATACAGGTTTGCAATATACAACCAGTACAAATGCCGGTCTCATTATGGCAACGACCCCGGTCTTTGCTGCTTTATTCTGCATAATTACTAAAAAAGAAAAAGTGACTACTCGTAGTAGGATAGGAATCTGTATTGCCTTTATGGGTGTTCTGCTAGTCATCAGCCAAGGAAAACTAGGTAACATGTTCCACCAAAGAACTCTTTTAGGAGACGGTTTACTGATCCTAAATGCACTAGTTTGGGCCTGGTTTACTCTTAAAGGTAAAACAGTGTTAGAAAAATATAGTCCATTTATCGCAATGGCTTATATTCACATCTTTGGAACCATTCTATTGTTGCCATTTGCATTTTTTCCAACCGTATTTGCGGAAACATCATTGTTGCAGCAACTTCCCACAATTAGCAGGGCCACCCTTTTAGCCACCGCATATTTAGCTGTTTTTTGCTCCGTTTATTCATACTTTATTTGGTATTTAGGAATCTCAAAGATCGGTGCCGTTAAAACAGCAATCTTCAGCTATTTTAACCCAATTATGGCTATCGTAGCAGGCATACTGTTTTTTGATGATAAATTGACTCTATCTATTGCTTTAGGTGGATTATTCGTCATTTTAGGTGTATATATCACCAATCAAAAGAAGAATGCCATCTCCTCTGATAACACTATATCTGCCGAATAA
- a CDS encoding anion permease, which produces MKRGLTVLAIGAAIWFFPIPAGLKPEAWRLFAIFVATIAGFIMQPLPIGSIAFISITFTVLTGVLKSAEVLSGFSSSTIWLIVSAFLFSRGFIKTGLGRRIAYMLIKKFGDRTLKLGYILAFSEFILAPATPSNTARGGGIIYPIARSLSAAFNSEPGGVSSQRMGAYLMQIGYQANCITSAMFMTAMSANPMIALLAAKTLNISISWGLWVAASIVPGILSLLIIPYFLYKACPPEVTHTPEAKTLADKELLSMGAMSLGEKIVGCVFVGALLLWSTYQFTKLDATVVAMLAVSVMLVTKVLEWQNVLEEKGAWDTFIWMGSLVGMADYLSKLGFIPWIAKVVSANMVGIPWIPAFLLVVIIYMYTHYGFASMVAHVVAMYSAFIAVAVATGVPPYLAALSLAYTSSLCGSLTHYAAGPAPIYFGAGYVDQKVWWKQGFNISIINLVIWIGIGSCWWKILGLW; this is translated from the coding sequence TTGAAGCGTGGGCTTACGGTTCTTGCTATCGGTGCTGCTATTTGGTTTTTCCCCATACCGGCAGGTCTAAAGCCTGAAGCATGGAGGTTATTTGCCATCTTTGTGGCAACCATTGCAGGGTTTATTATGCAGCCGTTACCCATAGGTTCTATTGCATTTATTAGCATAACATTTACCGTACTGACGGGAGTTTTGAAATCTGCAGAAGTGTTATCTGGTTTTAGTAGTAGTACAATATGGCTTATTGTATCCGCATTCTTATTTTCTAGAGGGTTTATAAAAACGGGTTTAGGACGAAGAATTGCCTACATGCTTATAAAAAAGTTTGGCGATCGTACGCTGAAACTAGGTTATATTCTGGCTTTTAGTGAATTTATCCTGGCTCCAGCTACGCCTTCTAACACCGCGCGCGGGGGAGGGATTATTTATCCAATTGCACGCAGTCTTTCGGCTGCATTTAATTCAGAACCTGGTGGGGTATCTTCACAGCGGATGGGTGCATACTTGATGCAGATAGGCTATCAAGCAAATTGCATTACGTCAGCAATGTTTATGACAGCCATGTCAGCCAATCCGATGATAGCGTTACTGGCAGCTAAAACGTTAAACATCAGTATTAGTTGGGGATTATGGGTCGCTGCTAGTATTGTTCCTGGTATTCTGTCACTGCTGATTATTCCTTATTTTTTATACAAAGCTTGTCCACCAGAAGTGACTCATACGCCTGAGGCAAAAACCTTGGCAGACAAGGAGCTGTTGTCGATGGGAGCGATGAGTTTAGGTGAAAAAATCGTAGGCTGTGTTTTTGTGGGAGCCCTTCTGTTATGGAGTACTTACCAATTTACAAAACTTGATGCAACAGTTGTTGCGATGCTTGCTGTTTCCGTTATGTTAGTGACAAAAGTGCTTGAATGGCAGAATGTTCTTGAGGAAAAAGGTGCTTGGGATACATTTATTTGGATGGGAAGTTTAGTTGGAATGGCCGATTATCTATCAAAGCTTGGTTTTATTCCGTGGATTGCAAAGGTTGTTAGTGCCAATATGGTAGGAATTCCTTGGATACCCGCATTCTTGCTTGTGGTGATCATTTATATGTATACTCACTATGGCTTTGCTAGTATGGTGGCCCATGTTGTCGCCATGTATTCAGCTTTTATCGCTGTGGCGGTTGCTACAGGAGTACCACCCTATTTGGCAGCACTGTCTCTGGCCTATACATCAAGTCTATGTGGGTCTCTAACCCACTACGCTGCAGGTCCTGCGCCAATCTACTTTGGAGCAGGATATGTTGATCAAAAGGTTTGGTGGAAACAAGGGTTTAATATTTCAATTATTAATCTAGTCATTTGGATTGGAATCGGTTCTTGCTGGTGGAAGATTCTTGGGCTATGGTAG
- a CDS encoding (Fe-S)-binding protein — MKASLFVTCIADMMYADVGKSVVQVLRRNGVELDFPEGQTCCGQPAFSSGYYKETAIVAKKMIEVFENSEKVVIPSGSCAAMIHHGYPILFENDPKWKKRAEEFVAKTYEFSEFIVDILGITDVGATFNKKVTYHSSCHMSRILGVEEQPKILLKNVKGIDFVELPFAYDCCGFGGTFSMKMADISGAIVEEKVDNIISTGAEVLAGSDLTCLMNIGGRLSRRGVPIKVMHLAQVLDQGGGKNAY; from the coding sequence TTGAAAGCATCGTTATTCGTAACTTGCATTGCCGACATGATGTACGCAGACGTTGGCAAAAGTGTAGTTCAGGTATTGAGACGTAACGGGGTAGAGTTAGACTTTCCAGAAGGACAAACCTGTTGTGGCCAACCTGCCTTCTCGAGTGGATATTATAAAGAAACTGCGATTGTAGCAAAAAAGATGATTGAGGTTTTCGAAAATAGTGAGAAGGTGGTTATTCCCTCTGGATCCTGCGCGGCAATGATACATCATGGTTATCCAATTCTATTTGAAAATGATCCAAAGTGGAAAAAACGGGCAGAAGAATTTGTCGCTAAAACCTATGAGTTTTCAGAATTCATCGTTGATATCCTTGGCATAACCGATGTAGGGGCCACTTTCAACAAGAAAGTAACGTATCACTCTAGCTGTCATATGAGTCGTATACTAGGTGTAGAAGAACAACCTAAAATACTGCTTAAAAACGTGAAAGGAATTGATTTTGTTGAACTACCTTTTGCCTATGATTGCTGCGGGTTCGGAGGAACTTTTTCCATGAAAATGGCGGACATTTCGGGTGCGATTGTCGAGGAAAAAGTTGATAACATCATTTCGACTGGTGCTGAGGTATTGGCTGGCTCTGATTTGACCTGTCTAATGAATATAGGCGGTCGTCTAAGTCGCCGGGGTGTTCCGATTAAAGTCATGCATCTAGCACAAGTACTGGATCAGGGAGGTGGTAAAAATGCATATTGA
- a CDS encoding VOC family protein: MVVSASSSNDVNAVTPCLKVVDRIDHLVLTVVDIDKTIEFYSTILGMDVVRFGSGRVALSFGNQKINLHQVGKEFEPKAKVPMPGSTDLCFITNILLEDVIKHLEANHIRIEEGPVMRTGALGPIKSVYMRDPDKNLIEISNY; the protein is encoded by the coding sequence GTGGTAGTGAGTGCGTCGTCAAGTAATGATGTAAATGCAGTTACTCCGTGCCTAAAAGTAGTCGATAGAATCGATCATCTTGTTTTGACGGTTGTTGATATTGACAAAACAATAGAATTTTACTCGACGATCTTGGGAATGGATGTTGTCAGATTTGGCAGTGGGCGAGTTGCTTTGTCTTTTGGCAATCAAAAGATTAATCTTCATCAGGTGGGAAAAGAGTTTGAGCCCAAAGCGAAAGTACCTATGCCAGGTTCAACAGATCTATGCTTTATTACAAATATCCTGCTGGAAGATGTCATAAAACACCTTGAGGCCAATCATATTAGGATTGAAGAAGGCCCTGTTATGAGAACAGGAGCTCTTGGTCCTATAAAATCAGTTTATATGAGGGATCCTGATAAAAACCTTATAGAAATTTCAAATTATTAA
- a CDS encoding LysR family transcriptional regulator, protein MDIRDMKNFYAIVEEGNISNAAKRLNIAQPPLSKQMKQLEDDLGVQLFERGSRRIRLTEAGQLLRERVEQILGLVDGTVKEITELNSGLVGTLSIGTVTTSGATLLPNLLHQFHKVYPHVTFQLWEGDGSRILDLLNNRVIEIGIIRAPFDSEIYESITLPDEPLVIAMRRDGYLCGDDPVKVRLIELANQPLIVPLRWKAMFVEWCEKVGFKPNIVCISDGILLNIIWTKLGIGMALVPKSTEGLISDSELTYKTIVEPAVSTQTVIVWARNHKLSASSKHFLDLLKDMILK, encoded by the coding sequence ATGGATATTCGGGATATGAAGAACTTTTATGCTATTGTTGAGGAGGGAAATATTAGTAATGCAGCGAAGCGACTTAATATAGCGCAGCCGCCCCTTAGTAAGCAGATGAAACAATTAGAAGATGATCTTGGAGTTCAATTGTTTGAACGTGGCAGCCGTAGAATCAGGTTGACAGAAGCAGGGCAGTTATTACGGGAGCGGGTAGAACAAATATTAGGGTTAGTCGATGGTACAGTTAAAGAAATTACTGAATTGAACTCAGGTTTAGTCGGTACACTTTCTATAGGAACAGTGACTACATCTGGGGCTACATTGCTGCCAAACTTGCTTCACCAGTTTCATAAGGTATATCCCCATGTTACATTCCAACTATGGGAAGGGGATGGCAGTCGAATTTTAGATCTATTGAATAATAGAGTCATTGAGATTGGTATTATACGAGCCCCTTTTGATTCGGAAATTTACGAATCAATTACTTTGCCCGATGAGCCATTAGTGATTGCTATGCGAAGGGATGGATATCTTTGTGGCGACGATCCTGTAAAGGTTCGGCTGATTGAACTTGCTAACCAGCCGTTGATTGTTCCATTGAGGTGGAAAGCCATGTTCGTAGAATGGTGCGAGAAAGTCGGATTTAAGCCAAACATCGTATGTATCAGTGATGGGATTTTACTCAATATAATATGGACAAAATTGGGGATTGGTATGGCCTTAGTTCCGAAGTCTACCGAGGGACTTATTTCTGATTCAGAATTGACTTACAAAACAATTGTGGAACCTGCCGTATCAACGCAAACGGTAATTGTCTGGGCGAGAAATCACAAATTGTCTGCTAGCAGTAAGCACTTCTTGGATTTGTTAAAAGATATGATTCTTAAGTAA